Proteins encoded within one genomic window of Acidithiobacillus sp. AMEEHan:
- a CDS encoding BMC domain-containing protein produces MADVTGIALGMIETRGLVPAIEAADAMTKAAEVRLIGRQFVGGGYVTVLVRGETGAVNAAVRAGADACERVGDGLVAAHIIARVHSEVEHILPKAPTA; encoded by the coding sequence ATGGCAGACGTAACGGGTATTGCACTGGGAATGATTGAGACGCGGGGTCTGGTGCCGGCGATTGAAGCCGCCGATGCGATGACCAAGGCTGCTGAGGTTCGCTTGATCGGCCGCCAGTTTGTGGGTGGTGGTTATGTTACCGTGCTGGTTCGTGGCGAGACGGGAGCGGTCAATGCCGCGGTGCGCGCTGGCGCTGATGCCTGTGAGCGCGTCGGCGATGGCTTGGTGGCCGCGCACATCATTGCCCGTGTCCACTCCGAAGTCGAACACATCCTGCCGAAGGCGCCTACCGCCTAA
- a CDS encoding LysR family transcriptional regulator, which translates to MSVRQVTLHQLHIFTVLARHLSMSKAATELYQTPPALSLQIKRLSENLGISLYEQIGKKLFLTAAGELVAQAGTEIEERLERLLEELAAQQNLEQGQLRVCITSTAEYFAPRLLGAFCGQHPGVEAHLEIVNRVTLLQRLQRNEDDLYIMGQVPEDIDGVAHAFLDNPIVVVAAAAHPLVEQSDIPLRRLAAEPFILREAGSGTRLTAENFLAEHGIQLHARMTLSSNEAVKQLVAGGLGLGILPRHTLAAEAAAGDLCILDVEGFPILRKWHAVHRRGKHLSAISQRFLEFLLQSQPSE; encoded by the coding sequence TTGTCCGTCCGTCAGGTCACTCTACATCAATTACATATTTTCACGGTACTGGCCCGGCATCTTAGCATGAGCAAAGCGGCCACGGAATTGTATCAAACGCCACCAGCATTATCATTGCAAATCAAAAGATTATCTGAAAATCTCGGGATATCTCTGTATGAGCAGATCGGCAAAAAACTCTTCCTGACCGCGGCCGGGGAACTGGTCGCCCAGGCCGGCACGGAAATCGAAGAACGACTGGAACGGTTGCTGGAAGAGCTGGCAGCGCAACAGAATCTGGAGCAGGGTCAACTCCGCGTGTGCATCACCTCGACGGCCGAATACTTCGCTCCCCGCCTGCTCGGGGCCTTTTGCGGGCAGCATCCGGGGGTCGAGGCGCACCTCGAGATCGTCAATCGTGTCACGCTCCTGCAACGTCTGCAGCGCAATGAAGACGATCTCTACATCATGGGGCAGGTACCCGAGGATATCGACGGCGTCGCCCATGCCTTCCTCGACAACCCGATCGTGGTGGTGGCCGCCGCCGCTCACCCCCTCGTGGAACAATCGGATATTCCCTTGCGGCGCCTGGCCGCGGAGCCCTTCATCCTGCGCGAAGCCGGTTCGGGCACCCGTCTAACCGCCGAGAACTTCCTTGCCGAACACGGCATCCAGTTGCATGCGCGGATGACCTTGAGCAGCAATGAGGCGGTCAAACAACTCGTCGCCGGCGGCCTTGGCCTGGGAATCCTGCCGCGCCATACCCTAGCCGCCGAAGCAGCGGCCGGAGACTTGTGCATTCTCGACGTGGAAGGCTTCCCTATCCTCCGCAAATGGCATGCGGTGCACCGCCGCGGTAAGCATCTGTCAGCGATCAGCCAGCGCTTCCTGGAGTTTTTGCTGCAGAGCCAGCCTTCGGAGTAG
- a CDS encoding HAD-IB family hydrolase: protein MTQQWVAFDLDGTLTRRETLLYFLWAQQGNLRALRLLLRSVPTLLGYGMGWRSNVQAKEAALRLSLAGRRVEEIVPAAEHFAQHGLPRLLRPEVLARLREHRAHGHSLVLVTATLELYARPWALREGFDAVLATRIETDAQARITGRLAGENCWGPEKARRLREDLGIERLAYAYGNSRGDREMLAMAEHSICVCRSNDFGRRLPPLIGT, encoded by the coding sequence ATGACGCAGCAATGGGTAGCCTTTGATCTTGACGGAACCCTCACTCGCCGGGAGACTCTGCTTTATTTTCTCTGGGCGCAGCAGGGAAATCTGCGCGCCCTGCGCCTCTTGCTGCGTAGCGTCCCCACTTTGCTGGGCTATGGCATGGGATGGCGCAGCAACGTGCAGGCAAAGGAGGCAGCTCTGCGTCTGTCCCTTGCCGGGAGGCGTGTGGAAGAGATCGTTCCCGCCGCGGAGCATTTCGCCCAACACGGCCTGCCGCGCCTGCTGCGCCCCGAAGTCCTCGCGCGCCTGCGCGAGCATCGGGCCCACGGGCATTCCCTGGTGCTGGTGACGGCGACCCTGGAACTCTACGCCCGACCTTGGGCACTGCGGGAAGGCTTCGACGCCGTCTTGGCTACGAGAATCGAGACCGATGCCCAGGCGCGTATCACCGGACGTCTGGCCGGAGAAAATTGCTGGGGACCGGAGAAGGCTCGACGCTTACGAGAAGATCTGGGGATAGAACGCCTCGCCTACGCCTACGGTAACAGCCGCGGCGACCGCGAGATGCTCGCCATGGCCGAGCATTCCATTTGCGTCTGCCGCAGCAACGACTTTGGCCGCCGCTTGCCGCCGCTGATTGGTACCTGA
- a CDS encoding ferritin-like domain-containing protein, protein MRPHPRIVGFLGRALSHEFLAVQQYLVQSRLCALWGWKDWAESFAQESREELTHAGLLSDQLLRYGIAPSAGTLRPSRPGRDLREMLEQDREIEWSAVELYAEAQLACERLRDESSAALFAMLLEDERGHLTHLDELLVGLGG, encoded by the coding sequence TTGCGTCCGCATCCGCGTATCGTCGGCTTTCTCGGTCGTGCCCTAAGCCACGAGTTCTTGGCTGTGCAGCAGTATCTGGTGCAGTCACGGCTCTGTGCTCTCTGGGGCTGGAAAGACTGGGCAGAGAGCTTCGCCCAGGAATCCCGCGAGGAACTGACCCATGCCGGTCTGCTCAGCGACCAGCTCTTGCGTTACGGTATCGCTCCGAGCGCGGGTACCCTGCGTCCTTCGCGCCCGGGCCGCGACCTACGCGAGATGCTGGAACAGGATCGGGAGATCGAGTGGTCGGCGGTGGAGTTGTACGCAGAGGCCCAGCTTGCCTGTGAGCGGCTGCGCGACGAATCTTCCGCAGCATTGTTTGCTATGCTCCTGGAAGATGAACGCGGCCACCTGACGCACCTCGACGAGCTCCTTGTGGGCCTGGGAGGGTAG
- a CDS encoding carboxysome peptide A — protein MKIMRVEKTLVSTNRIGEMGHRPLLVVQEKEGGPRSVAVDAVGCIPGDWVICVGSSAAREAAGSKDYPSDLTIIGIIDNWTP, from the coding sequence ATGAAAATCATGCGGGTGGAAAAGACGCTGGTATCGACCAACCGCATTGGCGAGATGGGGCATCGGCCCTTGCTGGTGGTGCAGGAAAAGGAAGGTGGGCCGCGTTCCGTCGCCGTCGACGCCGTGGGTTGTATCCCTGGGGACTGGGTGATCTGTGTCGGTTCGTCGGCGGCGCGCGAGGCCGCTGGGAGCAAGGATTATCCTTCCGATCTCACCATCATTGGCATCATCGACAACTGGACGCCCTAA
- a CDS encoding carboxysome peptide B translates to MEIMCVQSDLVTTRRIPGLKQASLRVLRDQLGKIHVATDPVGVPEGKWVFTVAGSAARYAQGDFEVLTDLTIGGIIDFWEP, encoded by the coding sequence ATGGAAATTATGTGCGTGCAGTCGGATCTGGTGACTACCCGGCGGATTCCAGGCTTGAAGCAGGCCTCCCTGCGGGTGTTGCGGGACCAACTGGGTAAGATTCACGTCGCCACCGATCCCGTTGGCGTACCAGAAGGCAAGTGGGTGTTTACGGTTGCCGGATCGGCGGCACGTTATGCCCAAGGCGATTTTGAGGTCCTAACCGATCTCACCATTGGCGGTATCATCGATTTTTGGGAACCCTGA
- a CDS encoding CsoS2 family carboxysome shell protein encodes MVVKSSGREAALAHRAMRCSGAQCWSDPEQRRPRRRGQRPSVEAAAVESVPSVGNEAPALVPGIEEEFIDSVCELVETNPGDFGWRERSVRQLCRARRQTLAQRGKAALTVVRGLTSAAARLRYLENGSTREFAKLRREEMSQHGRGFQKGNTDAPGKRRSRKFRKVEEGTTLAGSAVTGTQVERNSAVTGNEAGSCRAITGTEYVGAEQFDRFCGTRPEGAAPKVAITRTSGRQAVSGTQVGRSAAVTGDESGSCASVTGTEYLSSDSFQSFCNTDLEARAPKVVTGTTQRRGLPVTGSDEARSGRVTGYEAGAKRNITGSQYSDAGVAKMTINGAPSKVAETHTFAGRSVSGTAVDATQRITGLEAGECRQLTGTEYLSLESYQSTCGSKPEPAPAKVGVTSTAKGERVTGNLVDRSEKVTGNEPGSCQRVTGTGYSSPVLCGGGVDKVQENTSLGGSTITGTGMDRLPKMSGDERGGCWPVTGTEYHGREQYAHCASTPQAEAPKVAVSRTPRGQFVSGPAMEVSELVTGNEFGADLAVTGTPYQGEEQALDSPAPQAAASSSESCQCDGCAYKQAALQAQAALASQSAPTAADVGAAPVASRFSITPPSQQGRGRITGNSFDQASRITGPVNLARGLITGTPEFRSREPQPAVAAVAPTPSAEEGVARGAWQVTGDDWSRNDRVTGTEGAWAQGRNPTQRGSIRSCVMTAAANKEQSLAAPIGDSKVTGSSGSAKRGAAVTYSGGARG; translated from the coding sequence ATGGTGGTAAAGAGTTCGGGGCGGGAGGCCGCCCTGGCGCACCGGGCCATGCGTTGCTCTGGGGCACAGTGTTGGTCCGATCCCGAGCAGCGTCGTCCACGGCGGCGCGGGCAACGGCCTAGTGTCGAAGCTGCTGCTGTCGAATCAGTGCCTTCTGTAGGCAACGAGGCGCCTGCCTTGGTGCCGGGCATCGAGGAGGAATTCATCGATTCCGTTTGTGAGTTGGTCGAAACGAATCCCGGCGACTTCGGTTGGCGGGAGCGTTCGGTGCGCCAACTCTGCCGAGCGCGGCGGCAGACCCTTGCCCAGCGTGGCAAGGCAGCTCTGACCGTGGTGCGCGGTTTGACTTCGGCGGCGGCGCGGCTGCGCTACCTGGAAAACGGTAGCACTCGCGAATTTGCCAAATTGCGGCGGGAAGAAATGTCTCAGCATGGTCGGGGTTTTCAGAAAGGGAATACCGATGCGCCAGGCAAGCGCCGCTCGCGCAAGTTCCGCAAGGTAGAGGAAGGTACTACTTTGGCTGGATCTGCTGTGACCGGTACCCAGGTGGAGCGGAATTCTGCGGTCACTGGAAATGAGGCCGGCAGTTGCCGGGCAATTACCGGCACAGAATATGTGGGGGCCGAACAGTTTGACCGCTTTTGTGGCACGCGCCCCGAGGGTGCGGCGCCCAAAGTCGCCATTACCCGTACTTCGGGACGGCAGGCGGTCTCTGGCACACAGGTCGGACGCTCGGCTGCGGTAACGGGTGATGAATCTGGTTCTTGTGCCAGCGTCACCGGTACGGAGTACCTCAGCAGCGACAGTTTCCAGAGCTTTTGTAACACTGATCTGGAGGCACGTGCGCCGAAAGTGGTGACGGGAACGACGCAGCGCCGGGGTTTGCCGGTCACCGGTAGCGATGAGGCGCGCAGCGGTCGCGTCACAGGTTATGAGGCAGGGGCAAAGCGCAATATCACCGGCTCACAGTACTCGGACGCCGGGGTTGCCAAGATGACCATCAATGGTGCGCCAAGCAAGGTTGCGGAAACCCATACCTTCGCCGGGCGCAGCGTGTCCGGTACGGCCGTCGATGCGACACAGCGGATTACCGGCCTCGAGGCAGGCGAATGCCGTCAGCTTACGGGTACGGAGTATTTGAGCCTAGAGAGTTATCAGAGCACCTGTGGCAGCAAGCCGGAACCTGCACCTGCCAAGGTTGGGGTGACGAGCACCGCCAAGGGTGAGCGTGTGACGGGTAATCTTGTCGACCGTTCGGAAAAGGTCACTGGCAACGAGCCCGGGTCTTGCCAGCGCGTCACCGGTACGGGCTACAGCAGCCCGGTTCTCTGTGGCGGCGGTGTCGACAAGGTGCAGGAGAATACGAGTCTGGGTGGATCGACCATTACCGGTACCGGGATGGATCGCCTCCCAAAAATGTCCGGTGACGAGCGTGGAGGGTGCTGGCCCGTCACCGGAACGGAATATCATGGGCGGGAGCAGTACGCCCACTGCGCAAGCACCCCGCAGGCAGAGGCACCCAAGGTCGCCGTCAGTCGTACGCCTCGTGGTCAATTCGTGAGCGGACCGGCGATGGAGGTATCGGAACTGGTGACCGGTAATGAGTTTGGAGCGGATCTGGCCGTTACCGGCACGCCATATCAGGGGGAAGAGCAAGCGCTCGACTCCCCTGCTCCCCAGGCTGCGGCTTCCTCTTCTGAGTCGTGCCAGTGCGATGGCTGTGCCTATAAGCAGGCAGCGCTACAGGCACAAGCGGCGCTGGCGTCGCAATCGGCGCCTACGGCGGCTGATGTAGGCGCGGCTCCCGTTGCTTCCCGCTTCAGCATCACCCCTCCCTCGCAGCAGGGCCGGGGGCGCATTACCGGAAATTCCTTTGATCAGGCTTCCCGGATCACCGGGCCAGTCAATCTTGCTCGGGGGCTCATCACCGGGACCCCGGAATTTCGTAGCCGCGAGCCGCAGCCAGCTGTTGCAGCGGTAGCGCCAACGCCTAGTGCCGAAGAGGGGGTTGCCCGCGGTGCTTGGCAGGTCACAGGCGACGACTGGAGCCGTAACGATCGTGTGACCGGAACCGAGGGCGCATGGGCGCAGGGTCGTAACCCTACCCAGCGGGGTAGCATCCGCAGCTGCGTCATGACTGCGGCGGCAAACAAAGAGCAAAGCCTGGCTGCTCCGATTGGGGATTCGAAAGTCACTGGCAGTAGTGGCTCCGCCAAACGTGGTGCAGCAGTGACCTACTCCGGTGGGGCGCGAGGCTAG
- a CDS encoding AAA family ATPase encodes MAKPHRIALFNAKGGCGKTTLAWNLAFGLARHAPTLLVDADPQGSLQHWADWSAEEGGEIAIAGPELLAQGESKHRFWVIDCPPALEAKETQQALALADFVLLPVLPSPLDLWASKRSVEALQELHAGRRGRHAALVLNQSEGRSALSRAAENAIANLGLPVLPGHIARRAIYRSAAIEGKSVYQMGKRGAPAVAEIERLIEEIRR; translated from the coding sequence ATGGCCAAGCCGCATCGCATTGCCTTGTTCAATGCCAAGGGCGGCTGCGGCAAAACCACCTTGGCATGGAACCTAGCCTTCGGCCTAGCGCGTCACGCTCCGACCTTGTTGGTGGATGCCGATCCCCAGGGTAGTCTGCAGCATTGGGCGGACTGGAGCGCAGAAGAGGGCGGAGAAATCGCCATCGCTGGGCCGGAGCTCTTGGCACAGGGGGAGAGCAAACACCGCTTTTGGGTGATCGACTGCCCTCCCGCCTTAGAGGCCAAGGAGACGCAGCAGGCCCTTGCCTTGGCAGACTTCGTGTTATTGCCGGTCTTGCCCTCGCCCCTGGATCTCTGGGCCAGTAAGCGCAGCGTCGAAGCACTGCAGGAGTTGCACGCTGGGCGGCGTGGCCGTCATGCCGCTTTGGTCTTGAATCAAAGCGAGGGGCGCAGTGCCCTGTCACGGGCGGCAGAGAATGCCATCGCCAACCTGGGTTTGCCGGTGCTCCCCGGACATATCGCCCGGCGTGCCATCTACCGCAGTGCGGCGATAGAAGGGAAAAGTGTTTACCAAATGGGAAAGCGTGGTGCACCCGCAGTAGCGGAAATCGAGAGACTGATCGAGGAGATACGCAGATGA
- a CDS encoding carboxysome shell carbonic anhydrase — MDTRKSFALRQARSHGYRAPAPIGMGVGRPAPTVFASGALHALARGHEHPACITLPERNCSHALADLEENARLAEFEAAIKGGFDAIVPALQEIAALGLGEDFARRAQEIAQRRLGFQFSQAVLERAWVNGPEMGLLFGEATFAALESAIARFSQQIRAEMAAGQSLDSFLVDCGFHAVSISTCSDGRLKGLFPFILRLPSSALVRRDAFAGVLFDIEEDVRHWESAELRRFREGYPTMADANTRYLKVAVYHGSSVDPSHEGCAAHGSNINTAIEAALERLYQFRLAIENAFCCGASTDLLLIGVDTDTDAIRIHIPDANGDLSPHRYVDNAELYKQTLGLDRDQATLAVYEAIRAASNSDGWGRGEGMPHDGMRRLIATLLINNMSQIEYVGQYHGGWYQDGGHAERFIGVGNGFQEVQIRNLAYYAHVDTVEEGAQHLDIGIKIFKKLNVSRHLPIPMVLRYRYDSRVPGSRDRVVERVRRVAAAIEARYANLLDQGLLILRARVQDRPLGSAIEEVDLG, encoded by the coding sequence GTGGACACGCGTAAGTCTTTCGCGCTGCGTCAGGCACGCAGCCACGGTTACCGGGCACCAGCGCCAATCGGCATGGGAGTTGGTCGTCCTGCGCCAACGGTATTTGCCAGTGGTGCTCTCCATGCCCTTGCTCGGGGTCACGAACACCCGGCCTGCATCACGCTCCCGGAACGGAATTGCTCCCATGCCCTGGCGGATTTGGAGGAAAACGCGCGCCTAGCGGAATTTGAAGCAGCCATCAAGGGAGGCTTCGACGCTATCGTTCCTGCGCTCCAGGAGATCGCTGCCTTGGGGCTTGGGGAAGATTTTGCAAGGCGGGCGCAGGAAATTGCCCAACGACGGCTTGGCTTCCAGTTTTCGCAAGCGGTTCTCGAGCGGGCCTGGGTAAATGGGCCGGAAATGGGCTTGCTTTTCGGTGAAGCGACCTTTGCCGCTTTGGAATCCGCCATCGCGCGTTTTTCCCAGCAAATCCGAGCCGAAATGGCGGCGGGGCAGAGCCTGGATTCCTTTCTGGTGGATTGTGGTTTCCATGCCGTCAGTATTTCCACCTGCTCCGACGGTCGCTTGAAAGGGCTTTTTCCCTTCATCCTGCGGCTGCCCAGCTCGGCTTTGGTCCGCCGCGACGCTTTTGCGGGAGTGCTCTTCGATATCGAAGAGGATGTCCGGCATTGGGAATCAGCGGAGCTGCGACGTTTTCGGGAAGGTTACCCGACCATGGCGGATGCGAACACGCGTTATTTGAAAGTCGCGGTTTATCACGGTAGCTCCGTAGATCCCAGCCACGAAGGATGTGCGGCCCACGGCAGCAATATCAACACCGCCATCGAAGCAGCGTTGGAGCGTTTGTATCAATTCCGTTTGGCAATTGAAAATGCGTTTTGCTGCGGTGCCAGTACCGATTTGCTGCTGATTGGGGTAGACACGGATACCGATGCCATCCGCATCCACATTCCCGATGCCAATGGCGACCTCAGCCCGCATCGCTACGTGGATAATGCCGAGCTGTACAAGCAAACCCTCGGTCTCGACCGCGATCAGGCCACACTTGCGGTGTACGAGGCCATTCGGGCAGCGAGTAACAGCGACGGTTGGGGGCGTGGCGAAGGGATGCCCCATGATGGGATGCGCCGCCTGATTGCTACCCTGCTGATCAATAACATGAGCCAGATTGAGTACGTCGGCCAGTACCACGGGGGTTGGTATCAGGACGGGGGGCACGCGGAACGCTTCATTGGGGTCGGGAATGGCTTCCAGGAGGTGCAGATTCGCAACCTCGCCTATTACGCCCATGTCGATACTGTCGAGGAGGGTGCGCAGCACCTCGACATCGGTATAAAGATTTTCAAGAAACTCAATGTGTCGCGTCATCTTCCCATTCCCATGGTGCTGCGCTATCGCTACGACAGCCGAGTGCCGGGCAGTCGTGATCGGGTAGTGGAGCGAGTGCGACGCGTGGCGGCCGCTATTGAGGCACGCTATGCCAATTTGCTCGATCAGGGGCTTTTGATATTGCGCGCTCGCGTTCAGGATCGGCCCCTTGGAAGTGCAATAGAGGAGGTTGATCTCGGATGA
- a CDS encoding form I ribulose bisphosphate carboxylase large subunit has protein sequence MAGKYEAGVKEYRQTYWAPDYVPLDSDLLACFKIVPQAGVDREEAAAAVAAESSTGTWTTVWTDLLTDMDYYKGRAYRIEDVPGDDTAFYAFIAYPIDLFEEGSVVNVFTSLVGNVFGFKAVRSLRLEDVRFPLAYVMTCNGPSHGIQVERDKLDKYGRPMLGCTIKPKLGLSAKNYGRAVYEALRGGLDFTKDDENVNSQPFMRWRDRFLFVADAIHNAEAQTGERKGHYLNVTAPSPEEMYERAEFAKELGMPIIMHDFLTGGFCANTGLARWCRKNGVLLHIHRAMHAVIDRNPHHGIHFRVLTKALRLSGGDHLHTGTVVGKLEGDRASTLGWIDLLRESYVPEDRSRGIFFDQDWGAMPGAFAVASGGIHVWHMPSLVTIFGDDSVLQFGGGTLGHPWGNAAGAAANRVALEACVEARNRGMEVEREGKEILTNAARHSPELKIALETWKEIKFEFDTVDKLDVQNR, from the coding sequence ATGGCTGGTAAATATGAAGCCGGCGTGAAGGAGTACCGCCAGACGTACTGGGCTCCTGACTACGTGCCGTTGGACTCGGATTTGTTGGCGTGCTTCAAGATCGTCCCGCAGGCTGGGGTGGATCGGGAAGAGGCGGCTGCGGCGGTTGCGGCAGAGTCTTCTACCGGTACCTGGACCACGGTGTGGACCGATCTGTTGACCGACATGGACTACTACAAGGGTCGCGCTTACCGGATCGAAGACGTGCCCGGCGACGACACGGCGTTTTACGCTTTCATTGCTTACCCCATCGATCTCTTCGAAGAAGGTTCCGTCGTCAACGTCTTCACCTCCTTGGTCGGCAACGTGTTCGGCTTCAAGGCGGTGCGCTCCTTGCGTCTGGAAGATGTGCGCTTCCCCTTGGCCTACGTGATGACCTGTAATGGTCCCTCCCACGGTATCCAGGTCGAGCGCGACAAGCTCGACAAGTATGGTCGCCCGATGCTCGGCTGCACCATCAAGCCCAAGCTCGGTCTGTCGGCCAAGAACTATGGCCGTGCCGTGTATGAAGCCCTGCGTGGCGGTCTCGATTTCACCAAGGACGACGAAAACGTCAACTCCCAGCCCTTCATGCGCTGGCGTGACCGTTTCCTCTTTGTCGCCGATGCGATCCACAATGCCGAAGCGCAGACGGGTGAGCGTAAGGGCCACTACCTGAACGTCACCGCCCCGTCGCCGGAAGAGATGTACGAGCGTGCCGAGTTCGCCAAGGAACTGGGTATGCCCATCATCATGCATGACTTCCTCACCGGCGGTTTCTGTGCCAACACCGGTCTTGCCCGTTGGTGCCGCAAGAACGGCGTGCTCTTGCACATCCACCGCGCCATGCACGCGGTTATCGACCGTAACCCCCATCATGGCATCCACTTCCGTGTGTTGACCAAGGCGCTGCGCCTCTCCGGTGGCGACCATCTGCACACCGGTACCGTGGTCGGCAAGCTGGAAGGCGATCGTGCCTCCACCCTGGGCTGGATCGACCTGCTCCGTGAATCCTATGTTCCCGAAGATCGCAGCCGCGGTATCTTCTTCGACCAGGACTGGGGCGCGATGCCAGGCGCTTTTGCGGTAGCCTCCGGTGGCATTCACGTTTGGCACATGCCGTCCCTGGTGACCATCTTTGGTGACGACTCCGTACTGCAGTTTGGTGGCGGTACTCTGGGCCACCCCTGGGGCAATGCTGCGGGTGCCGCGGCCAACCGTGTGGCCCTCGAGGCCTGCGTCGAGGCCCGCAACCGGGGCATGGAAGTGGAGCGCGAAGGCAAGGAAATTCTCACCAACGCTGCCCGTCATTCGCCCGAGCTCAAGATTGCTCTGGAGACTTGGAAGGAAATCAAGTTCGAATTCGACACCGTCGACAAGCTCGACGTGCAGAATCGTTGA
- a CDS encoding BMC domain-containing protein — protein MAAVSGIALGMIETRGLVPAIEAADAMTKAAEVRLVGRQFVGGGYVTVLVRGETGAVNAAVRAGADACERVGDGLVAAHIIARVHGEVEKILPSSPSADGSGRDGDVSAVQS, from the coding sequence ATGGCAGCAGTTTCGGGTATTGCCCTCGGAATGATTGAGACCCGCGGTTTGGTGCCCGCCATTGAAGCGGCGGATGCCATGACCAAGGCGGCAGAAGTGCGCTTGGTCGGCCGCCAGTTTGTGGGTGGTGGGTACGTCACGGTATTGGTTCGCGGTGAGACTGGAGCCGTCAATGCCGCTGTCCGTGCCGGCGCCGATGCCTGCGAGCGGGTGGGCGATGGTCTGGTGGCCGCGCACATCATCGCGCGCGTGCATGGGGAAGTGGAAAAGATCCTACCCAGCAGCCCGTCTGCCGATGGCAGCGGTCGCGACGGCGACGTGAGCGCGGTGCAGAGCTGA
- a CDS encoding BMC domain-containing protein produces MADVTGIALGMIETRGLVPAIEAADAMTKAAEVRLIGRQFVGGGYVTVLVRGETGAVNAAVRAGADACERVGDGLVAAHIIARVHSEVEHILPKAPTA; encoded by the coding sequence ATGGCAGATGTAACGGGTATTGCGCTGGGAATGATCGAGACGCGGGGATTGGTTCCCGCCATTGAGGCGGCGGACGCCATGACCAAGGCCGCCGAGGTTCGCCTGATTGGCCGTCAGTTTGTGGGTGGTGGTTACGTGACCGTGCTGGTCCGTGGCGAGACCGGGGCGGTCAATGCCGCGGTACGCGCTGGCGCCGACGCATGTGAACGAGTGGGTGATGGTCTGGTGGCCGCGCACATCATTGCGCGCGTGCATTCGGAAGTTGAGCATATCCTGCCCAAGGCCCCGACGGCGTAA
- a CDS encoding ribulose bisphosphate carboxylase small subunit: MAEVQDYKQTRRYETFSYLPPMSAEQIRAQVQYIIAQGWNPAVEHVEPERSFNHYWYMWKLPMFGERNVDTVLAELEACRREYPKHLVRLIGYDNYTQSQGLAFVVYRGS; encoded by the coding sequence ATGGCTGAAGTACAAGATTACAAGCAGACGCGGCGTTACGAGACCTTCTCGTATCTCCCTCCCATGTCGGCGGAACAAATCCGCGCCCAGGTGCAGTACATCATTGCCCAGGGCTGGAATCCGGCGGTGGAACATGTCGAACCCGAGCGTTCCTTCAACCACTACTGGTACATGTGGAAGCTTCCCATGTTCGGTGAACGGAATGTCGATACGGTTTTGGCCGAGCTCGAGGCTTGCCGCCGCGAGTATCCCAAGCACTTGGTTCGTTTGATTGGTTACGATAACTACACGCAGAGCCAGGGTCTGGCCTTCGTGGTCTATCGCGGTTCCTGA